In the Trichoderma atroviride chromosome 4, complete sequence genome, GCACCGCATCTGTCATATGTCCAGCATCGTCTAGATGCGGAGGTGGATCCGAATGCTCCTTGACCCAAGAGGATGTCCCAGAGTGTGGCCACATCCCGGGCGCAGCTCTCTTACCGTCTCGTCGACGCTCCTTGGCCGGATATACATGATCATCTACCGCAGGCTCAGTGTAGCGGCGActgctcttcctcggccTGCTATaggcttcctcttcctcggcagcagctttggcggCACGCCTTGCCTCACGTCTACGCTGTCGTTCGGCTGCTTCATCGTCAGAGGGTTCTGCATGGGACCTGCGTCGCTGGCGTTTCGACGTTCTTTGTAcgtcttcctctctctccctttctcgatctctctccctctccctctccctctccttttctttgcgtAGACGTCGTTCGGCTCGTCGAGCCTCTCGCTCTTCTGCCTCGCGTTGTTCGTCTGCTTCGCGTTGGCGAGCAGCCCGTCGCTCACGACgagcttctttctctgccaATTTGCGAGTCTCGCTATCATCTCTGCGCCTCCGTCGTCGCTCACGATCATCGCCGGTGCGCTCTGACTCCCGCTCTGACTTTCTAATCTTGCGACTAGATACTCGGGGCCCTTCTCGGTCTGTCTCTACCGCGGGTATGTCGAAATCTACGCCAGTCTCAACCTTGGATGCTCTAGGAGTCATGAAGCCGCTAAAAAGCCCACCCAATCCCGCCTTCTTCGAAGTCGAAGCCGCTCGCCTGTGTGAGTGTTCAGGGCTGGAGGGTTCTGCCGGCAtgacaacatcatcttcgcGAGATCTCCTATTTCGA is a window encoding:
- a CDS encoding uncharacterized protein (EggNog:ENOG41), whose product is MMGALGDDPHTDYPQERHRNRRSREDDVVMPAEPSSPEHSHRRAASTSKKAGLGGLFSGFMTPRASKVETGVDFDIPAVETDREGPRVSSRKIRKSERESERTGDDRERRRRRRDDSETRKLAEKEARRERRAARQREADEQREAEEREARRAERRLRKEKERERERERDREREREEDVQRTSKRQRRRSHAEPSDDEAAERQRRREARRAAKAAAEEEEAYSRPRKSSRRYTEPAVDDHVYPAKERRRDGKRAAPGMWPHSGTSSWVKEHSDPPPHLDDAGHMTDAVQHTEDEQARREARRARRRAKHEEVPVEDADERRRRERRERREREKRNGASEGSDERHRSRRDSAAEPAPRSSWWRKLAG